TAaagcttaataataataatattaacaataacatacctttaatttgttttataagatgtattatagatatacaatctataaattttaattttaatttgtttaataaaattgttaatgttttctataaaagtataaaagttGAAATGATTgattaagtatatataaaaacattgtaaatatCATAGATTAAAcgattattattgtttctaACTTGAATATTGCagtgttaattaaaatgcagTTTTTGTAATTTGGCTTGCTTAATCGTTACTATAATTCTAACAAGAGATGCTCCCTTTTCTTTTGCCAATTTTATAGGAAGTGACATTTAGACATGTTTTAAACATGTTCCTCTTACATGTCAAGgtcagtaaatatttattacagtgctcgtatatatttcaagaatgTATAATGtgagaatttaagaaaataaaattcgttaACTTCTTAGATTCTTGTAAACAAGATACAAAACGAAATATGTGCCATTATGtatattgaaagaattaaagagtatttaatttaattcggCAATAATCTCAAATTGTAttcaattatttgaatttttcttacaaatgaTTATGACTTTATGTAGGAGGcaaattgaaagaaacaaattagcACGAGAAAAACAATTAAGAGAAGCGGCGGAGAGAGATAAAGCTGCAATGGAACAGCGACTTTTGCAATACCAGGAGGAAATACGACTTGCGAATGAAGCTcttgtaagatattttattgatgaAGAATACAACATAATAACCAttaagatagaaaaaatataaattaacgcATTGTGTTGGCATTTCATTAGATTCTGCGTGGGCCACATGCGTCGATTTAAGTGACTGCTCAGAGctaacaaaaagatattcgatttttttcgagaatcacatgaaatgaaataaagatgtttttttataatagtattttatgAGCTAGTCAGAATTGTGATAGAACAAAAACACAgatataatatctaaataaaattaataatttttttggtaATGTCTGTGATTTCTCaacgatatatttttcaaagcaTCCTAAGTTATGTAATGCTAAGCATTGTTTGCATTCCTATAGAAATAGTTTTTTTGCATCATTCTTCTCACTGTCactataaactattatatttacatgGAAAGAGCAAGTAAGCTACTGAGTCGATACAAATTGTCCGCGCCGATAATAATAACTGCGTCAAGAAATGTGTTTGCAAACGTTTTGGTTAATTACAAGACTATCTTCAATATTTACAAGCTTTATAATTGACCGAAACGTTTTGGCCGATGATCATCTTACCTGCAGCATGTAATTCCAACACAATGaattaatctatataaaatgtatacacTCATTGACTAGTTTTCTGTTTTATAGAGAAGATCTGAAGAGACAGCAGATCTTTTAGCTGAGAAAAGTCGTGTAGCTGAAGAAGAAGCAATGCTTCTAAGTCAGAAAGCGTCAGAAGCCGAACAGGAGATTACGCGTATACGACTGAACAATATGAAGACTGAAGAAGAGAAGGTTCATTTGGAACGAAAAACTAGAGAAGctgaattattaacagaaaGACTGGTCCAAGAGTCAGAACGTAGGGCTGCCGAAGCGGAAAAGTTGAAGGACGAACTGTTGCGCGCAAGAATCGCCGAAAAAGAAGCTAAAGAAAAGCTACTAGAGTTCCTCAGTAGAAATGCTTACACAGCTACCATAACTGTAAgtatatctttataatatttattcagaaaatgatacaaagagagaaatatcTTCAGTTATTTATGTAGCACGTTTCAGTATCTTAGCTgttgtatacatatttacacatTATGTCAGTTTATTTATTCGTACAATTTGTCGACAGCCTGTGCCAAATCTGTTTCCCTCGACACAAGTGCTTCCATCAGATCTGCAAGCGGATCTCCAGACTCTGCAACTAGACGCGGAGCCTTTACCATCTGACTTAACATCGTACGATCTTATCGCTGACGGAGATGTCGACCAGCTTTCGTTAGAGATTGAAAGGGAAAGGGTAGATTATTGGGAGAAAAGTAAACATTTACAGGAACAATTGCGAGAATTACGTTCTGAAATTGAAGTTCTGAAAGTCGGCGAGAAGCAATGCGAACTGGATCAGTTGCACGAAGAACAAGTCCGACTCGGTGAGAACAAATACAGCACACTGAAAAAAGTGAAATCCGGAACTACTAAAGCTAGAGTTCTCTTCTTCGAAGAGTTATAATTCTTAAGAAGACAAAACTCCATATTGCTAATGAAATTCgattgaatttaaaaagtgACAAACTCACACGGACACACGTACGTATccattataaaatactaaagcgtatactatattataagATGTTTCATCTCTGTTGGATCGAATTGTAATGTCATATTCGAATCtcgaattaatttctttttagcaACAcagctttttaaaaaatatacagtcCCAGACTTGCCGTAACACCCGTTAATGGCATACAAAATAGTAGATCAAgttgtataaatattcagttaatttttatatatgagtATGCATGTGTGTTCATTAATAAACAAAGCAAAACAATCTGctgcacacacgcacgcacatacaTGCATACAAACATACACATACGTGCGGTTTTgcttaatgtatattattgtaaaatttcagtagctttttttattactatactATATTTTGCTATATTTTGTGTGTATTTAGCAAATATATTCTGAAATGTTAATACAGTATTACATTCTTAACGTTAGAAATCATTTTCACTTTTCCAAGAAAAAAAGCATCTTTTTgtataaagttattattataacatgtttctttctttctgttttCAGTGGtgtacgaaatatttttaccataATAGAAAGTatgtatgataataataatggacATGCAAAAATCTGCAGGTCAGGCGTGTCCATATATGTCAACGAACGTGTGTCCTAAAAGCCttaaaaatagttatatttttataaaaatacaatttatttgcacattgttataaatttgtttctagAAATCAATTAAGCCATTCATGACACTAAACGTTCTCAATAGCTACATATTCAACCTATAAAagcaatataaattgaatatattaattattaactatcTATAgcttataatcattttttatacagaTCGTACATCTAATGTATAGTGTTCTATATTATCCATATAATGAATGTAGTACATGCAAGAAGGATTTTTGCTTTTGCGTATGCATATGGAATCCTTTTTTATCTCACTGCATCCTTAGATTGAATCTGCAGTGTTATCTGTGATTcatgtgtatattattataacattctATTGTAACAACTTAAGCATTGGCACAACACATTTCCGACATATATATGGATATCGATGAAAACTTTGATTTAAACTCTTCAATTATCTGActtaattatctaaatatgtTATgtgattctttttaaaaatgtctgtGACACAAGCCAAATTAAATTCGAACATTCTATTTCATTTGAAAGCATTGGATTGTAATCAAAAGCTACATTAATCAATATAGTGAATATTGCGGGAAAATCCGTACctgtaaatataatagttgTAGACTAACTTGCTCAGCTTATTAGTTATTAATCGGTCTCGAAATTTGCGATATCTGTTTCTTGTTTAATTGCAAgttagatagaaaaaaaaatgataatattaattaccaCGTTTTACAATGCTCAatgttctatatataattaatgattgatACAAACTATTAATGCTTAACCATTTTTCTGATATAATTACATACACAATATAATTACACAATTCtcaaattgaatattttacgaaagTGCTAATAAACTATTTGCGAGgcaacttaaaaattttatcttattcaaCAATATTTGCATGATTCAGACAACTTGACGGttggaaatttattgaagcacaataaaagaaataagaaaatccCATCGCAAAAAGTAACAAATGATCGAAATAGTTTTGATTTGGATATAATTTTCGTCGGATGTGAAATTTCGTTCAATATCAAATTGAACATTATCAGTGTAGCTTTCTCTCTttaaatcctacaactttgaTGTAaagcatttttgaaaaaaatgcgttacttccattatttaatgtaaaaatgttataaagtaataaattaatcggcAAAGAGTGAATACTGTGAAATATAGAacacagaaaattattttctaatttgaatttataattttttattgtcgtAATCGGAGAATTTTATAGTTACATTCGTGTATGtataagttttaatcataaagtgaccttatatattaattatcgatatCAGAAATAATAGTGTAttcaataaatgaatatttccGTTGTATTTTTCAAGACTATGttcataaatgtataaaagttaaaattaaaaagagaagaaattgACATTTGATTACATgcaagaacaaaattatttggcGTTATTAGAATCTgtttttgtatctttattCTATTCAATATGATTAATCAATATCTATTACGTATTAcgtatttttaagaaaaaaatgtgccttattatattgtacaatttattttagataattttatttcctgAAATAGCGTAATTTGTATATAGCTACTAGTTATTCTAAGCGCTTGAAGCACTAAAAGCCCGATGTTCAAAGAATTATGCATTAAcacatttaaattactttGGAATGTTATTTGTTGTTATTTCCTGATTCAGCGTTTTACTGtgtcattattatattgtgaCTCTGTCATGGTAtgactttgaaaatttaagcaactattttttaattctaaatgtaagtttgtaaaaattatgttatagaTATATACTAATGATTATAAGTACCTTGCCATTTAATATGCTGCAaagtcattaaaataaaatcgattattttgaaacaaaaacaagttttttattcatgtatataaaatatatggtaATTTCATAACAATAGCTTTCTGGAACGATATGTAACGTGATTACAGCCAATTGGCATACTTCTCCAATACCCCAATAcctttatttgcatatatattattaatattataaatatataaaagcgtAACACAttacaacaatatatattattctatatacagACGTATCAAATCATCTTCCTTGGCGGGATAGTGTGTTACTGgacatcttttatttttacgtatttcTGATAAAATGCATTGGTAACAAAATACATaactgcaaaaaattaaaggcgttaattttatattgcatttagaTTCGCTTCAGACGATTTAACGCGGCACGGAATTTGAGATGAAAATTTATCCATActttcagattttattttctagtaTATCAAGTTGTAAGCAAATTCCTATCTTGAATTCTGTcgcgaattataaattatttaaggcaaagtttaattaacacagcttattacatattcaaatattacCCACTTACCCAGATACCATAAGTACTGTATGTATATGTTGGATCTTATGGCAAAGTGGACAAATTCCTTTATATTGCTGCGTCACAGTTGGTAcctattgtattttttttcagtaacTCAAATCACTTTGATATTACacgaaataattgttaatttaagtATAGTAATCTATTCATTTTTACCTTTGGAGGTGGTGGAGCTGGAAGATTCATAATGTCTGTATCATAATTTTCCTGACTCCACCATGAGTAAAATTGCAAGACGAAAGCTGCTAATTCGAAAGATCCAGTGACGattctttgaaatatattccatCCGTCATCAACGGTAaatgaattttcttttatcttccTTAATAAATCTGCGCTATTAAGAACAGACTGCGGATCAGCGTATGTCAGCGTAACGGACAGCAGTCTTAGCAAGGGTGATGGATATATTGACCTCTCGGATacgtaaagtatataataGTACAGCACGAGAGATtcatatgttacaaaaaagaTCGAATGGCCGTTGACAACATATTTACGGAAAAACGTCTGCCTTCTctgtaacattaatatttatattttgtgattatgatttaaaaattatacgcaTTGTGTGTATTAAACTTACTTCTCTTGATTCACGACCCTCTGCTTCTTCGAGTCTATACTTCAAACTGAGTttcactaatttattttttaaatatggcAATGCCACGATTAATATCAATGATAATAAATGCTGTTTATATGGTAGCTTTCCTTTAAGCTTAGAATCAATTACTGCAACACGCTTCAAACCATAAAATGTTTCGGAAAATGATGCAGCTGaaaaaacaattacatatGATAAGATTTCTATCTCTTTAGAAAGAATCATATACATTATAGTCAagtattattgttaataattataatattaaacatgctatattatgtaaaaatacttACAATACTTCTTTAAGTAATATTCTTGAagaattgcattaaaaattaagtaaccTTCATCTGCCCATTGAAGAACGTGTCCATATCTTTCAGGATTGAATGacacaagaaactaaaaaaattaaaaaattttattaaaaactttaaatatatgaatgcAATTTAGAACttgcaatagaaaatataaataatcagaaatagcacgttttattaacttttaaatgaTTGTTTAATCaagcataattattttgtgaaattattttccgtaaAATCAAGCTTGCCTCagacgatttataatttgcgacagaatttgagataaacactaattcataatattattaataggaaacgttattattaacgcaattccttctttcctctcttttgaatttatatgatatttatatatgatattttttacttttatcgctTTTCTGACGAGTGTGCAATATACTGTCTTATAtattgtgtatgtgtatatatatatgtgtttatattataaacaataaatctaacattatataatatacttctATTCTActtcattatataatatataatacttctAACATttctttagtaaaatatttaataaaagtaataaataaatttagataattttaaatgaaaaagtataATGGATTGACAAGTgtcaataattatgtaattttataactcAGCATAtgcaaaaagtaaatattaaataataatttaaatatagattttaaaaaGGAAAGCATAGCAAATGTAAACATAATGAAACACAGAGAAAGTTAGAAAATTTGCAGAtttgttctattttatatattataaatcacATGTAATATGTTAGGACcataataaaacattgataAGTGATATTTGAAAGTGTAATAACTTTTCATATGTAGTACTTCCCagtgcttttttatttaatatacatattactaTCAAAAAGCACTGACTGTTTCAACAGAATAAATCTCTCAGTAAACAATTAAAGATTagtagatacaaaaatatacacaaaacatacccaataattattaattcattgagtgctaattaaataagttccaaatgtataaaaaataataaaaataactaaattcattatttgttaCCAAAGAGAAATTGGTTACAATTATAGTTGGAAAAGAGGTAATTTGGTCACTAACAAATcaccaaaaaaaataataacgataatagcATTAAAAGTCCCTTATTCTGTAACTTTTAACGAAAATAGGCTCtctaattgaaaaaaagatgtatCTTAAAAACCTTAAACCAAATAAACTCTTTGCCAAAAGTAGCATTACAAATGTATTACCAAAAacgttttaaacaaattaatgtaCCGAAAGAATCTTTTTAAAAGCCGGCTCAAGAATAGAAGAAAGTGACTTCTGtgcaataatttcaaaaatagaaGGTCTTATGTATGCAGTTCCTGTCAAATGTGCACCTCTCTCTGCCATATTTtggttataaatatatcaaagtgACGGTCCAAATACAAACTAATTATAGAGACCTCATGCGAGGAAAGTAAGAAACTCAGGATAATGAAGAGAGATACTTTCGCGATCCTTAAGCCCGTATCAGCTTAcgcattaaaaattgaagactAAGGATTGAAATGTGTGTGACCAATCGAAACAAAAGGAGCTAAAAGTTCTTTGCCTGATgggtcaaatttcaatcttcaatcttcaatctCAATTTTCAATGTGTAGTCTCATACGCGCATTAAgtttgttcttttaaaaatgtaccATACAGCACACAGCATTTCTAGTAATTTACTAGATTGCATGTGAATTGCTGCAACAAGTTGTATAATCTGATGCAAACTTACTAGACTTTATAGGCCACCTGTACTACTTGTTTAGTGCAGTCCCAGTACAactgaaaaaaacaaatttatagtttagtgaaacaaattatgttattttgaaattcgaactTTGATCTGTTGTATTTATACGTTCTGTCACGTTTTCGTCAGCATCACTGATACTCTCAATCTGGAATAAATCTGTCGAATAGTTTTGCGTAATTCAATGAGCACAggtaagagaaagaaaatagatATGAGTTTGATGATGCCAACTTATGGCAATTTTAAAACatgacaaatataatatatatacatatgtaatatatagatatatatagcaaaataattaaaatatataatttacagaacaaaatacagatttaattacaaataatcaacatgaagaggaagaaaacagtaagttatttaaatatttgattgttcgatattattttaccCTTGATTTGAAAATATAGGTTTTTTGTCGACAAAATATGAATGGACTTGGGATGAAAAAGGTTCGACTTCGTCAAGAGTTAAACTAAGAGACAATAACTCACATGTTACATTTAATCCTGTATACAGCACTGGTACATCTGTAGTAAAGGGTGAAAAACCactagaaaaagaaaggcaTCATTTTTGGGAGATTTTAATGATAACGCAAATATATGGCACAGATGTAGTAAGTTTGTTTATATCTTATTggatctatttaaaaaaaagaatttcaataTGTTTAGTAAATAACTTTATCATCATTTATGTCTTTTTTCTTAGATGGTTGGTGTAGGGACCGAAAATGTACGACTAACCAATTTAAATGGACATTATTATTCTCTGCTTGGACGAGATCAAGAATCTTGGGGGTTTTCATATCAAGGATATATAATGCACGATggcaaaatatgtaaatatgggACAATTTTTGGTCAAAATAGTATAATAGGAATACATCTTGATACTTGGAGTGGCacgttacaattttttcttaatcgaAAGCCACTGGGTAAATagcaattatttctttaaatactGTGCCTAGATATATACAAGTTTGTGTatgatgttttttattttatttaggtATCGCTTTCACCAGGTTGAATAACGTTATGCTTTATCCATTAGTGAGCTCTACAATGGCTCAatgtataatgaaattaacatgtagcTATTCGATACCAGTATCTCTGCAAACTGCTTGCTTAG
The nucleotide sequence above comes from Linepithema humile isolate Giens D197 chromosome 4, Lhum_UNIL_v1.0, whole genome shotgun sequence. Encoded proteins:
- the Pex12 gene encoding peroxisome assembly protein 12-A codes for the protein MAERGAHLTGTAYIRPSIFEIIAQKSLSSILEPAFKKILSFLVSFNPERYGHVLQWADEGYLIFNAILQEYYLKKYSASFSETFYGLKRVAVIDSKLKGKLPYKQHLLSLILIVALPYLKNKLVKLSLKYRLEEAEGRESRERRQTFFRKYVVNGHSIFFVTYESLVLYYYILYVSERSIYPSPLLRLLSVTLTYADPQSVLNSADLLRKIKENSFTVDDGWNIFQRIVTGSFELAAFVLQFYSWWSQENYDTDIMNLPAPPPPKVPTVTQQYKGICPLCHKIQHIHTVLMVSGYVFCYQCILSEIRKNKRCPVTHYPAKEDDLIRLYIE
- the LOC105672264 gene encoding SPRY domain-containing SOCS box protein 3-like, with amino-acid sequence MSTEQNTDLITNNQHEEEENSFLSTKYEWTWDEKGSTSSRVKLRDNNSHVTFNPVYSTGTSVVKGEKPLEKERHHFWEILMITQIYGTDVMVGVGTENVRLTNLNGHYYSLLGRDQESWGFSYQGYIMHDGKICKYGTIFGQNSIIGIHLDTWSGTLQFFLNRKPLGIAFTRLNNVMLYPLVSSTMAQCIMKLTCSYSIPVSLQTACLAVLSPLQKAYLSKTFPALRYFSESIFAEILKKSIDYDNEDDIEFPAEHIILDDFDYALVGLGRKKKKYY